One genomic window of Cannabis sativa cultivar Pink pepper isolate KNU-18-1 chromosome 2, ASM2916894v1, whole genome shotgun sequence includes the following:
- the LOC115719478 gene encoding uncharacterized protein LOC115719478, with protein sequence MEQQHQQQLGFNSAPPLVSLTPFTPSSKRRLSSSFIKPTPPVPAATPLSWVSLQGRLLHADEASSASAIKGGLLPDEAVAWELFSPIQRFLIVAVIGVAVAESKKNGIIFQLKKSVAFRDQVLSSMQQKLDCLCEQLINVKDYSGIGGIEVFGSDKNKLVSCGCSLCDQHHNLFNKLEGNSFSKCNSGDEILQYKMSACNVVEQEERRMSDLSDWASSVTSAAETEIQLNNLAIEQDIYNLKRDCEDKDATIKDLTNLLHSSDVAGSKRISELEDIIKRKNSMITRLKKDMIILEQKVVSLTRLRRPSFSASSSESPSIRVPPLTDNLLYDMDSTTSPSSSSDSDRAQSPVPKTPEIPPPSFDFHSTRHQKSLPTKLKQLPMLRPTKDNKHSKSRSVSPLKELSMNRKSDTFSSLKQRPLSSSGETKRNRRPNPHKDSTTTHKRWV encoded by the exons ATGGAACaacaacatcaacaacaactCGGCTTCAACTCGGCTCCACCTTTAGTCTCTTTAACCCCATTCACGCCCTCCTCCAAACGCCGTCTCTCCAGCTCCTTCATCAAGCCGACTCCACCTGTTCCAGCAGCTACACCACTCTCTTGGGTCTCCCTTCAAGGGCGGCTCCTCCACGCCGATGAGGCCAGCTCGGCTAGCGCCATAAAGGGTGGCTTGCTTCCCGATGAAGCCGTGGCTTGGGAACTCTTTAGCCCCATTCAACGCTTTCTCATTGTAGCCGTGATTGGGGTTGCTGTTGCTGAGTCTAAGAAGAATGGGATCATTTTCCAGCTCAAAAAATCAGTCGCATTTAGG GATCAGGTTTTATCAAGCATGCAACAAAAGCTGGATTGTTTGTGTGAGCAGCTGATCAATGTTAAGGACTATTCAGGAATTGGGGGCATTGAAGTTTTTGGCTCTGACAAAAACAAGCTTGTCTCTTGTGGTTGTTCACTTTGTGATCAACATCATAACCTGTTTAACAAATTGGAA gGCAACTCTTTCAGTAAATGTAACAGTGGAGATGAGATTCTTCAGTATAAGATGTCTGCTTGTAATGTTGTTGAGCAAGAGGAGCGTCGAATGTCTGATTTATCAGATTGGGCTTCAAGTGTCACATCTGCTGCTGAAACTGAAATCCAG TTGAACAACTTAGCTATAGAACAAGACATTTACAATCTCAAAAGGGATTGTGAAGACAAGGATGCTACCATAAAAGACCTTACCAATTTACTGCATTCATCTGATGTAGCTGGCTCAAAG AGAATATCAGAGCTGGAAGACATTATTAAAAGAAAGAACAGTATGATTACTCGATTGAAGAAGGACATGATAATCCTCGAACAAAAG GTGGTGAGTCTTACCAGACTTCGCAGGCCATCTTTCTCCGCTTCTTCCTCAGAGTCACCTAGTATACGCGTTCCACCATTGACAGATAACCTTCTTTACGACATGGACAGTACTACTAGCCCTTCTTCATCTTCAGATTCAGACCGAGCACAGTCACCGGTTCCTAAAACTCCAGAGATCCCTCCTCCAAGTTTCGATTTTCATTCAACAAGACATCAAAAATCATTGCCAACAAAGCTTAAGCAGCTCCCCATGTTGAGACCAACAAAAGACAACAAGCATTCGAAATCTCGATCAGTAAGTCCTCTCAAGGAGTTATCAATGAACCGTAAATCAGACACATTTTCTTCTTTGAAACAAAGGCCATTATCATCAAGTGGAGAAACCAAAAGGAATAGAAGACCAAATCCACACAAAGATTCTACAACAACACACAAGAGATGGGTTTAA